The Coleofasciculus sp. FACHB-1120 DNA window AGGATATTTCCAGAAGTAGAGAAGCCAGATCGAGAAGAGGTCAGTAAATTTTTCTCTTTACTCTAAGTTTCAACTTAAAGGCGCATCCACAGGTGCGCCTTTAGAGAAGCAAGAAATTATGCTGGTGATTTGATTACCTACATGGGTTGTAGGGCTATGAACTTAGGCTGGGACAACTTTTTATCTCCTCTCAATTCATGTTCCCCTCTCCGTCTACGGGGAGGGGTTAGGGGTGGGGTTCCACTGTCCCGCTTTCAACTGGTAGGCGGTTGTAGTTGACAAAGCAATAAGCCAAACCACTGATTCGGATCGCTCCAAATTTGGAGTGTTTTTAACCCTCTTGTCTGAAGTTCTTGTTGCATGGCATCGAGGTTAAATTTGCGAGAAATTTCCGTCAGGATAGTCTCGCCACTTTCAAATTCAATCGTTAAATTGAGGGCGTTAAGTTTGACAGTTTGCGATCGCAAACTCCGCAGATGCATCTCAATTTGATGCTCAGATTCGTTATAAAACGCCCAATGTTCAAACTGAGAAGGGTCAAAATTGCCATCAAAGCGGCGATTCAGGTGGTGCAGGATATTCAGATTAAACGCCGCCGTCACACCTTGGCTATCGTTATAGGCTGCATCCAACAAATGTTTTGGTTTTTGCCGGTCTATTCCGAGTAAGAAATACTCACCCACTTGAAGTGCATCAGCAATTTGGGAGAAGAAGCGATCGCATTCTTGAGAATTTAAATTACCCAAGGTGCTACCCAAAAAACAGATTGTTCGGCTAGGCAATTGAGTTGGTGCTAGTCGTGCCAATGCCAATTCATAAGTGCTGGCTAAAGCGTGAACCTGGAGGGAGGGATAATCAACCAGCAACTCCCTCGCACTACTTTCTAAAATGCCAGCACTTACGTCAATTGGCAGATAGCGCAACGGGTAGCCGATTTCTTGGTAGGCATCTAGCAGAATCCGGGTTTTTGTTGAGCTACCGCTTCCCAGTTCTACCAGTTCGCTTTCCCCCGTCAACTGAGCAATTTCACCCGCGCACTTTTGTAAAATAGCTGTTTCCGTGCGCGTTAGATAATATTCTGGTAACTCACAAATTTGCTCAAATAGTTGGGAGCCTTTGTCATCGTAGAAATAGCGCGGCGCTAGAGATTTGGGAGTCTCACTTAAACCCTTCACGACATCAGCCCCGTCAATTTCTTGGTTTTGTAACTGTGCCGTGGCGCTGAGTAGATGCTCTATCTGCAAGCGTTTTTCGACCGTGGATTGAGAAGCCGTTTTACCGCTTGCAGTTTTAGAAATCGTCATTTATCCTCCGTTTGTGTGGGCGCGAACCGCCGAATCATTGCGGCATCCGCTTTTATGCGATCGCGAGAGTCAAAATAGTCTGTTATAACGTCAGCTAGTGAAACACAAAGCTATATTGAATAAAATCATGCCTGAGCTAGATGTATTCAGACTCAGGCTGCTTGTTCTACATTTTTCTAATAAATCGGCAGCTTTTTTCAGTAAATAAAAAATAGGGCTGTGTTGATACATGATTGAAACGCCATGTACCACTTTTTCTTAGCTCCTAATTTATCGGGGGTTGGGGGAATCGAGTCAAGCAAATTCAGTCAGATTCCTCTAGCCCCCATTAATTAGAGGGAGAAATACCGATTGGATGCAGTACGGTTTAACCCCACCCAGCTCCTCCCCATTTACCCAGAGAAGTTCAATATTCGCCCCTCTCGGTGAACGGAGAGGGGCTGGGGGTGAGGTTCCGAGTGTGTCTATAGCGCTTGAATTACAACAGCTATAGATATAGCTACTTCGCACAGCGAAATCCAGACAAAATCTGACGGACGCTCGGATAATACCAGTTGCGGAAGCTAGAGCGCAAAGCGGCGGGACGAGTCGCCCAGCTACCACCTCTCAATACCCGATGCTCTCCATCAAAATAAGTCTTGGAATAACCAACGTAAGGGTAACTTACAAAACCGTCATAGCCATCAAAGCAGGTAGAAGTCCACTCCCAGACATTGCCAAGCATATCGTAGCAACCATAGGCACTCTGCCCAGAGGGATAAGCATCTACGGGTGTCGTTTGCCCCGCCGAGTTGTCGTGGTTACATCGCTGGGGGTCTGGTTCTGCATCGCCCCACGGGTATGTGCGACGACGCAGTGCGATCGCATCCCAGCTGGCTGCTTTTTCCCACTCTGCCTCTGTTGGTAATCGCTTCCCGACAAATTGGGCATATGCTTGTGCCTCGTACCAGGAAACGCCGCAGACTGGATGATTATCCCAAGCTGTGTCAGGTGCCCAGTATAGCGGCTGATTCACGGGATTTTCTTGCAGCCATTTCCACCCAGCTTCTGACCACCAGCGGGCATTTTGATATCCTCCCGCTTCTATAAACGCCCGGTACTGCCCGCAGGTAACGGGATAACGGTCAATCCAGTAGGTATCCAAGTAAACTCGGTGAACTGGACGCTCGTTGTCTAAAGCTTCGATGGACTCGTTGCCCATCTCGAACTCACCCGCCGCAATTTCAACCATTTCCTCTAAGGCGGGGTGATTGCACGTTTCCGGTAGGTTAGCACGACCTCCTACGTGGAATTGGGCGTCTCGACGCTGTAATTGCAGCACGAAGGAGATAGTCTCACTATGCTGGCTCTCATGCTGAATTAACCAGCGCCAAAGGCGTTCTTGCTCATCTAAAGGCGCGACTTCCAGGTAATCGAATACCTGTTCTCTGACTGTTTGCAGATAGCAGCGGATTTCAGAAAGCAGGGGTAAATAAACCCGTTGCATTTTGGGTAAGCCATCCGCCGCAAATAAGCGTTGATAACCAGCGATCGCATCTTGTCCTCCCTTGGCAAAGGGAAGTTCGAGGGGTTTACCTGCACTACGAACCAGCAGCCACAAAGCTTCGGTGTAGGCAATGTGCCCTAGATGCCAGCCAATCGGGCTAAAGTCAGGATGCACCTGACGACAGAAGGTGTCGTAGTTGATGCCTTCAAACAG harbors:
- the egtD gene encoding L-histidine N(alpha)-methyltransferase translates to MTISKTASGKTASQSTVEKRLQIEHLLSATAQLQNQEIDGADVVKGLSETPKSLAPRYFYDDKGSQLFEQICELPEYYLTRTETAILQKCAGEIAQLTGESELVELGSGSSTKTRILLDAYQEIGYPLRYLPIDVSAGILESSARELLVDYPSLQVHALASTYELALARLAPTQLPSRTICFLGSTLGNLNSQECDRFFSQIADALQVGEYFLLGIDRQKPKHLLDAAYNDSQGVTAAFNLNILHHLNRRFDGNFDPSQFEHWAFYNESEHQIEMHLRSLRSQTVKLNALNLTIEFESGETILTEISRKFNLDAMQQELQTRGLKTLQIWSDPNQWFGLLLCQLQPPTS
- a CDS encoding ergothioneine biosynthesis protein EgtB, coding for MNSEVARASTLDERRQQIKQSMQRCRAGTLALFEGINYDTFCRQVHPDFSPIGWHLGHIAYTEALWLLVRSAGKPLELPFAKGGQDAIAGYQRLFAADGLPKMQRVYLPLLSEIRCYLQTVREQVFDYLEVAPLDEQERLWRWLIQHESQHSETISFVLQLQRRDAQFHVGGRANLPETCNHPALEEMVEIAAGEFEMGNESIEALDNERPVHRVYLDTYWIDRYPVTCGQYRAFIEAGGYQNARWWSEAGWKWLQENPVNQPLYWAPDTAWDNHPVCGVSWYEAQAYAQFVGKRLPTEAEWEKAASWDAIALRRRTYPWGDAEPDPQRCNHDNSAGQTTPVDAYPSGQSAYGCYDMLGNVWEWTSTCFDGYDGFVSYPYVGYSKTYFDGEHRVLRGGSWATRPAALRSSFRNWYYPSVRQILSGFRCAK